A section of the Streptomyces sp. NBC_01408 genome encodes:
- a CDS encoding AraC family transcriptional regulator translates to MGTDGRSRNGEWARHWQYAELPGLDLLRARYVRHTFPRHAHDGYVLAAVTGGIEEVGLPGGTLRAGPGSVVLINPEVPHSARAGVPEGWAYATLYPSRDLITEVAAELGTLRGTPGFTADLVTDPQGARVITEVHRAAEAGNALAADTLLRGVVARMLSRHAGPLPARPAGSAGAADAARAKAVLEERMADPPSLEQLAAELGTSPFALLRAFRGRYGMPPHTWLTDVRVRRARRLLDAGTAPAEAAVAVGFTDQPHLNRHFTRIVGVPPGAYRRERAG, encoded by the coding sequence ATGGGCACGGACGGCAGGAGCCGGAACGGGGAGTGGGCCCGGCACTGGCAGTACGCGGAACTGCCAGGCCTCGATCTGCTGCGCGCCCGCTACGTCCGCCACACCTTCCCGCGCCACGCGCACGACGGGTACGTCCTCGCGGCCGTCACCGGCGGGATCGAGGAGGTCGGCCTGCCGGGCGGCACCCTGCGCGCCGGCCCGGGCAGCGTCGTCCTGATCAACCCCGAGGTCCCGCACAGCGCCCGGGCCGGGGTGCCCGAGGGGTGGGCGTACGCCACCCTCTACCCCTCCCGCGACCTGATCACCGAGGTCGCCGCCGAGCTCGGCACCCTGCGCGGGACCCCTGGCTTCACCGCCGACCTGGTCACCGACCCGCAGGGCGCACGGGTGATCACCGAGGTGCACCGGGCCGCCGAGGCCGGGAACGCGCTGGCCGCCGACACGCTGCTGCGCGGGGTGGTCGCGCGGATGCTCAGCCGGCACGCGGGCCCGCTGCCCGCCCGGCCGGCGGGCTCGGCGGGGGCCGCCGACGCCGCGCGGGCGAAGGCGGTGCTGGAGGAGCGGATGGCGGATCCGCCGTCGCTGGAGCAGCTGGCGGCGGAGCTGGGCACGAGCCCCTTCGCCCTGCTGCGGGCCTTCCGCGGGCGGTACGGGATGCCCCCGCACACCTGGCTGACCGATGTCCGGGTCCGGCGGGCCCGGCGGCTGCTGGACGCGGGGACCGCGCCGGCGGAGGCGGCGGTCGCCGTCGGCTTCACCGACCAGCCGCACCTGAACCGGCACTTCACCCGGATCGTGGGGGTCCCGCCGGGCGCCTACCGGCGGGAACGGGCCGGTTAG